From a single Buchnera aphidicola (Aphis craccivora) genomic region:
- the gpmA gene encoding 2,3-diphosphoglycerate-dependent phosphoglycerate mutase, whose amino-acid sequence MNKIVLIRHGESEWNQLNKFTGWHDSDLSERGKNEAKKAGLLLKKEKFFFDQAHTSMLKRAIYTLQYILKKINQPWLSVQKSWRLNERHYGALEGFNKNEIIQKYGHEQVLLWRRSFNIIPPQIDIKDKRFPGNDIRYSNVDINKLPKGESLEITIKRVIPYWEKIIYPQLKNRKKILIVAHGNSLRALIKYLKEIDNKKIIELEIPTAVPIVLEFDKKYIPTKWYYLK is encoded by the coding sequence ATGAATAAAATAGTCTTAATTAGACATGGCGAAAGTGAATGGAATCAATTAAATAAATTCACTGGATGGCATGATTCGGATCTAAGTGAGCGTGGAAAAAATGAAGCTAAAAAAGCAGGTTTATTATTAAAAAAAGAAAAATTTTTTTTTGATCAAGCACATACTTCTATGTTAAAAAGAGCAATATATACTTTACAATATATTCTTAAAAAAATAAATCAACCTTGGTTATCAGTTCAAAAATCATGGCGTTTAAACGAAAGACACTATGGTGCCTTAGAAGGATTTAATAAGAATGAAATCATTCAAAAATATGGACATGAACAAGTTCTTTTATGGAGACGTAGTTTTAATATTATCCCTCCTCAAATTGATATAAAAGATAAACGTTTCCCAGGAAATGATATACGTTATTCTAATGTTGATATCAATAAACTTCCGAAAGGAGAAAGTTTAGAAATAACTATAAAAAGAGTAATTCCTTATTGGGAAAAAATTATTTATCCGCAATTAAAAAATAGAAAAAAAATACTAATTGTAGCACATGGAAATTCATTACGAGCATTAATAAAATATTTGAAAGAAATTGATAATAAAAAAATTATAGAATTAGAAATCCCAACCGCAGTTCCAATTGTTTTAGAATTTGATAAAAAATACATTCCTACTAAATGGTATTATTTAAAATAA
- the pfkA gene encoding 6-phosphofructokinase produces MIKRIGVLTSGGDAPGMNAAIRGVVRTALSEKLEVFGIYDGYLGLYQNRMIQLDRYSVSDMINRGGTFLGSARFSGFYKNEIRSIAIKNLQKRKIDALVVIGGDGSYIGAQKLTKMGMPCISIPGTIDNDVAGTDYTIGYFTALETVVEAIDRLRDTSSSHQRISIVEVMGRYCGDLTLAAAIAGGCEFIVLPEIKYTKEELVSEIKAGIAKGKKHAIVAITEYICDVEALAKYIENETHRETRATILGHIQRGGAPVVYDRILASRMGAYSVELLIKGYKGKCIGIQNEKMVFNDITNALKNMKRVFKKDWLITAKKLY; encoded by the coding sequence ATGATTAAAAGAATTGGAGTATTAACTAGTGGTGGCGATGCTCCTGGAATGAACGCGGCAATTAGGGGAGTAGTAAGAACAGCATTAAGTGAAAAATTAGAAGTATTTGGAATCTATGATGGGTATTTAGGATTATATCAAAATAGAATGATACAATTAGATAGATATAGTGTATCAGATATGATTAATAGAGGTGGAACATTTCTTGGTTCTGCTAGATTTTCTGGTTTTTATAAAAATGAAATACGAAGTATAGCTATCAAAAATCTTCAAAAAAGAAAGATAGATGCATTGGTTGTTATTGGAGGTGATGGATCTTATATAGGTGCTCAAAAATTAACGAAGATGGGAATGCCATGTATTAGCATTCCAGGGACTATAGATAATGATGTAGCAGGTACTGATTATACTATTGGTTATTTTACTGCTTTAGAGACTGTTGTTGAAGCCATTGATAGGTTAAGAGATACTTCTTCATCTCATCAGCGTATTTCTATTGTAGAAGTTATGGGAAGATATTGTGGCGATTTAACATTAGCTGCAGCAATTGCAGGTGGCTGTGAATTTATTGTGCTTCCAGAAATTAAATATACAAAAGAAGAATTAGTTTCAGAAATAAAAGCAGGTATTGCAAAAGGCAAAAAACACGCAATAGTTGCAATTACAGAATATATATGTGATGTGGAAGCATTAGCTAAATATATTGAAAATGAAACTCACCGTGAAACTAGAGCTACCATATTAGGTCATATACAAAGAGGAGGTGCTCCAGTAGTATATGATCGTATATTAGCTTCTAGAATGGGTGCTTATTCTGTAGAGTTATTAATTAAAGGTTATAAGGGTAAATGTATTGGTATTCAAAACGAAAAAATGGTGTTTAATGACATCACAAATGCGCTAAAAAATATGAAACGTGTGTTTAAAAAAGATTGGTTAATTACTGCTAAAAAACTTTATTAA
- a CDS encoding MIP/aquaporin family protein: MNICSKKNILQQCIAEFLGTGLIIFFGVGCLAASKLTNFHFNKYEMSIIWGFSVALSIYLSISISGAHLNPAITIFFWLFYKFNKKKVIPYIISQISGAFFFTILIYYIYHNLLISFEHKYNITRGTKESLQLASIFCVYPQKNYILIRNFILEIIISIFFIIALMIINDKKNFFVIQKKFNPCLIGILVAIINISLGSLNNITLNPAHDLGPRIFLSLIGWGKIAFTGVNNSYFSYFLTSIIAPISGINLGGWIYKKFINN, encoded by the coding sequence ATGAATATATGTAGTAAAAAAAATATATTACAACAGTGCATTGCTGAATTTTTAGGAACAGGTTTAATAATATTTTTTGGAGTTGGATGTTTAGCAGCATCAAAATTAACAAATTTTCATTTTAATAAATATGAAATGAGTATTATTTGGGGTTTTTCAGTAGCTTTGTCAATTTATTTAAGTATTTCAATATCTGGAGCCCACTTAAATCCAGCTATTACTATTTTTTTTTGGTTATTTTATAAATTTAATAAAAAAAAAGTAATTCCATATATTATTTCTCAAATTTCTGGTGCTTTTTTTTTTACAATATTAATATATTATATTTATCATAATTTACTAATATCATTCGAACATAAATATAATATCACACGGGGAACGAAAGAAAGTCTGCAATTAGCTTCAATTTTTTGTGTTTATCCTCAAAAAAATTATATTCTTATACGTAATTTTATATTAGAAATAATTATTTCAATATTTTTTATTATTGCACTTATGATAATTAATGATAAAAAAAATTTTTTTGTTATTCAAAAAAAATTTAACCCATGTTTAATAGGAATATTAGTTGCGATTATTAATATATCTTTAGGATCTTTAAATAACATTACCTTAAATCCAGCGCATGACTTAGGTCCTAGAATTTTTTTAAGTTTAATAGGATGGGGAAAAATAGCTTTTACTGGAGTAAATAATAGTTATTTCTCATATTTTTTAACATCTATAATTGCGCCAATATCAGGTATAAATTTAGGTGGATGGATATATAAAAAATTTATAAATAATTAG
- the tpiA gene encoding triose-phosphate isomerase, protein MKKNFIVANWKLNGNIETISNFLKYLKLKIPLYSQYNKIVIAPSTIYLERVYRKIKDINVFLGAQDVDINKKGAFTGETSILMLEDIGVKYVIVGHSERRFFHNETDKLIAKKFGLIKSLNLIPILCIGESANEKKQNKTEKILKNQLDVIFEYFGEKAFINAIIAYEPIWAIGTGVSADPIYVQSIHKLIKNHINKYNANNIEKLIVQYGGSVNSKNAKSFLEQPDIDGLLIGSASLMHKEFLKILKISNDILCK, encoded by the coding sequence ATGAAAAAAAACTTTATTGTAGCAAATTGGAAATTAAACGGAAATATTGAAACAATTTCTAATTTCTTAAAATATTTAAAATTAAAAATACCACTTTATTCACAGTATAATAAAATTGTCATTGCACCTTCAACTATATATCTTGAAAGAGTTTATAGAAAAATAAAAGATATAAATGTTTTTCTTGGTGCTCAAGATGTCGATATAAACAAAAAAGGAGCTTTTACAGGAGAAACATCTATATTAATGTTGGAAGATATTGGTGTTAAATATGTTATTGTTGGGCATTCTGAAAGACGTTTTTTTCATAATGAAACGGATAAATTAATTGCAAAAAAATTTGGTTTAATTAAAAGTTTAAATTTAATTCCTATTTTATGTATAGGAGAAAGTGCAAATGAAAAAAAACAAAATAAAACTGAAAAAATTTTAAAAAATCAATTAGATGTGATATTTGAGTATTTTGGAGAAAAAGCGTTTATAAATGCAATAATTGCATATGAACCTATTTGGGCAATTGGAACAGGCGTATCAGCCGATCCTATATATGTTCAATCAATACATAAACTTATAAAAAATCATATTAATAAATATAATGCAAACAATATAGAAAAATTAATTGTTCAATACGGTGGTTCTGTTAATTCTAAAAATGCTAAAAGTTTTCTTGAGCAACCTGATATTGATGGATTACTAATTGGTAGCGCTTCTTTAATGCATAAAGAATTTTTAAAAATTCTTAAAATATCAAATGATATTTTATGTAAATAA
- the rpsA gene encoding 30S ribosomal protein S1 encodes MNESFAQLFEESLKEIKTRPGSIIRGVIVSIEKDIILVDAGLKSESAIPLEQFKNSQGLIDVKVGDYVDVALDAIEDGFGETLLSREKAKRHEAWLVLEQAHETSKTVTGIINGKVKGGFTVELNDIRAFLPGSLVDIRPIRETIHLEGKELEFKVIKLDQKRNNVVVSRRAVIESENSAERNQLLENLQEGIKIKGIVKNLTDYGAFVDLGGVDGLLHITDMAWKRVKHPSEIVNVGDEIHVKILKFDKEKTRVSLGLKQLGEDPWIAISKRYPEGIKLSGRVTNLTDYGCFVEIEEGVEGLVHVSEMDWTNKNIHPSKVVVVNDIVDVIVLDIDEERRRISLGLKQCKINPWQEFSETHKKGVHVAGKIKSITDFGIFIGLKGGIDGLVHLSDISWIVPGEEAVKDYKKGDEISAVVLQVDAERERISLGIKQLGEDPFNTYISNCKKGTIINGKIKSFDNKQVIVKLSEGVDGNVKFSDSSIQYEEFIKKFKINDNISVKISNFDRKNRNISLNIHVIDNNDDKKDIKNKLSNKQNDEIFSNVMAEAFKAAQNTE; translated from the coding sequence ATGAATGAATCTTTTGCTCAATTATTTGAAGAATCACTAAAAGAAATTAAAACACGTCCTGGTTCTATTATTCGTGGTGTTATTGTTTCTATAGAAAAAGATATAATTTTAGTTGATGCTGGTCTTAAATCCGAATCTGCAATTCCATTGGAACAATTTAAAAATTCTCAAGGTTTAATTGATGTAAAAGTTGGAGATTATGTTGATGTTGCTTTAGATGCGATTGAAGATGGTTTCGGGGAAACACTTTTATCTCGTGAAAAAGCAAAAAGACATGAAGCATGGCTAGTTTTAGAACAAGCGCATGAAACATCAAAAACTGTAACTGGTATAATTAATGGAAAAGTTAAAGGTGGGTTTACTGTTGAATTAAATGATATACGTGCATTTTTACCTGGTTCTTTAGTTGATATTAGACCTATTCGAGAAACTATTCATCTTGAAGGCAAAGAATTAGAATTTAAAGTTATTAAATTAGATCAAAAAAGAAATAACGTAGTTGTTTCACGTAGAGCTGTTATTGAGTCAGAAAATAGTGCTGAAAGAAATCAATTGCTTGAAAACTTGCAAGAAGGTATTAAGATTAAAGGAATTGTAAAAAATCTTACAGATTATGGAGCTTTTGTAGATTTAGGTGGTGTAGATGGATTATTACATATTACAGATATGGCATGGAAAAGAGTTAAACATCCAAGTGAAATAGTTAATGTTGGTGATGAAATTCATGTTAAAATTTTAAAATTTGATAAAGAAAAAACACGTGTATCTCTTGGACTAAAACAATTAGGAGAAGATCCATGGATAGCTATTTCTAAACGTTATCCTGAAGGAATTAAATTAAGTGGTCGTGTCACGAATCTTACAGATTATGGTTGTTTTGTTGAAATCGAAGAAGGTGTAGAAGGATTAGTGCATGTATCAGAAATGGATTGGACTAATAAAAATATTCACCCTTCTAAAGTAGTTGTTGTTAATGATATAGTAGATGTTATAGTTTTAGATATTGATGAAGAACGTCGTCGTATTTCACTTGGATTAAAACAATGTAAAATTAATCCATGGCAAGAATTTTCTGAAACTCATAAAAAAGGAGTTCATGTTGCTGGCAAAATTAAATCTATTACAGATTTTGGCATTTTTATTGGTTTAAAAGGCGGGATCGATGGGTTAGTACACTTATCTGATATTTCTTGGATAGTTCCTGGTGAAGAAGCAGTTAAAGATTACAAAAAAGGCGATGAAATTTCAGCAGTAGTATTACAGGTAGATGCAGAACGAGAGCGTATTTCATTGGGTATCAAACAATTAGGAGAAGATCCTTTTAATACATATATTTCAAATTGTAAAAAAGGAACGATAATTAACGGAAAAATTAAATCTTTTGATAATAAACAAGTTATTGTAAAATTATCAGAAGGTGTTGATGGAAATGTTAAATTTTCCGACTCTTCTATTCAATATGAAGAGTTTATAAAAAAATTTAAAATAAATGATAATATTTCAGTAAAAATTTCTAATTTTGATCGAAAAAATAGAAATATCAGTTTAAATATCCATGTTATAGATAATAATGATGACAAAAAAGATATAAAAAATAAATTAAGCAATAAACAAAATGATGAAATATTCTCTAATGTAATGGCAGAAGCTTTTAAAGCTGCTCAAAATACTGAGTAA
- the cmk gene encoding (d)CMP kinase, whose translation MNNNIPVITIDGPSGSGKSTLCNVIANKLNWCILESGVIYRLLAVLILKKNIPIIEKNIISILNNFNFASFKKKNKTSKIIHLQIVGEIASKLATFSKIREILLYKQRYFRKLPGLIAEGRDMGTIVFPDAIIKFFLTANLETRVDRRIQQLKKTGLTVSYKELFQQIQIRDERDQNRLISPLYPSKDAIILDSTNMTLSEVIEYSMKEINKKIII comes from the coding sequence ATGAATAATAATATTCCTGTAATTACAATTGACGGACCAAGTGGTTCTGGAAAAAGCACTTTATGTAATGTAATAGCAAATAAATTAAATTGGTGTATTCTGGAATCTGGTGTAATATATAGACTATTAGCAGTTCTAATATTAAAAAAAAATATTCCTATTATTGAAAAAAATATAATTTCTATTTTAAACAATTTTAATTTTGCTTCATTTAAAAAAAAAAATAAAACTTCTAAAATAATTCACTTGCAAATAGTTGGAGAAATAGCTTCTAAGTTAGCTACTTTTTCAAAAATTAGAGAAATTTTGCTTTATAAACAAAGATATTTTCGAAAATTACCTGGTTTAATAGCAGAAGGAAGAGATATGGGAACAATAGTATTTCCTGATGCTATTATTAAGTTCTTTTTAACTGCTAATTTGGAAACTCGTGTTGATCGAAGAATACAACAATTGAAAAAAACAGGATTAACTGTTAGTTATAAAGAATTGTTCCAACAAATACAAATTCGCGATGAACGCGATCAAAATCGATTAATTTCTCCTTTATACCCATCAAAAGATGCTATAATATTAGATTCTACTAATATGACACTTTCTGAAGTCATCGAATACTCTATGAAAGAAATTAATAAAAAAATAATTATATGA
- the aroA gene encoding 3-phosphoshikimate 1-carboxyvinyltransferase: MQNFLKLNPVSFVNGIIYLPGSKSISNRVLLLSALTNGTTTISNLLDSEDTQYMLSALKKIGIFYSLSDKNKTCYIHGNSQSFEVKHPISLFLGNAGTAIRPLLSAFSLYTNNVTLTGNNRMHERPIKHLVNALQQGGAIIEYKNNLGYPPVSTKGGFIGGLITLNGSISSQFLTSLLIIAPLALKNTTIFIKGNLVSKPYIDITIKLIKLFGIDIRHDSYSVFYITGNQQYKTPGNYTIEGDASSASYFLAAAAIKGGSVKVVGVGKKSIQGDIKFATVLEKMGAIINWGDSFIISTKSKLKAIDLDMNHIPDAAMTIAIVALFAQGTTILRNIYNWRVKETDRLSAMTKELKKVGAIVKEGKDFLSITPTDSLKSAEINTYDDHRMAMCFSLLCLSNVGVKIINPNCVIKTYPKYFQDFLTICKSQ, translated from the coding sequence ATGCAAAATTTTTTAAAATTAAATCCAGTATCTTTTGTTAATGGTATTATTTATTTACCTGGATCAAAAAGTATTTCAAATAGAGTTTTATTATTATCAGCCTTAACTAATGGCACAACTACTATTAGTAATTTACTAGATAGTGAAGATACTCAATATATGCTATCTGCTTTAAAAAAAATAGGCATTTTTTATTCTTTGTCAGATAAAAATAAAACTTGCTACATTCATGGTAACAGTCAATCATTTGAAGTAAAACATCCTATTTCATTGTTTTTAGGTAACGCTGGAACAGCTATTAGACCACTTCTTTCTGCTTTTTCATTATACACAAATAATGTTACTTTAACAGGCAACAATAGAATGCATGAAAGACCTATTAAACATCTTGTTAATGCTTTACAACAAGGTGGCGCAATTATTGAATATAAAAATAATTTAGGATATCCCCCAGTTTCTACAAAAGGCGGTTTTATAGGTGGTTTAATTACATTAAATGGAAGTATTTCTAGTCAGTTTTTAACTTCATTATTAATAATTGCTCCACTGGCATTAAAAAATACAACTATATTTATAAAGGGAAATTTAGTTTCTAAACCCTATATAGATATTACAATAAAATTAATAAAATTATTTGGCATAGATATTAGACATGATTCTTATTCTGTATTTTATATTACAGGAAATCAACAGTATAAAACACCAGGTAATTATACAATTGAAGGAGATGCTTCTTCAGCTTCATATTTTCTAGCTGCTGCTGCAATTAAAGGAGGATCAGTTAAAGTTGTTGGAGTTGGAAAAAAAAGTATTCAAGGTGATATAAAATTTGCTACTGTTCTTGAAAAAATGGGGGCAATTATTAATTGGGGTGATTCTTTTATTATATCTACTAAAAGTAAATTAAAAGCAATAGATTTAGATATGAACCATATTCCTGATGCAGCTATGACTATTGCTATAGTAGCTTTATTTGCTCAAGGAACGACTATTCTTAGAAATATATATAATTGGAGAGTTAAAGAAACAGATAGATTGTCTGCTATGACAAAGGAATTAAAAAAAGTTGGAGCAATAGTTAAAGAAGGTAAAGATTTTTTATCTATTACTCCCACTGATAGTTTAAAATCAGCTGAAATTAATACTTATGATGATCATCGTATGGCGATGTGTTTTTCATTATTATGTTTATCTAATGTTGGTGTTAAAATAATTAATCCTAATTGCGTAATTAAAACTTATCCAAAATATTTTCAAGATTTTTTAACTATTTGCAAGAGTCAATAA
- the serC gene encoding 3-phosphoserine/phosphohydroxythreonine transaminase codes for MNSIYNFSAGPAMIPKDVLKKAQKELKNWNNLGCSVMEISHRTKEFHQVIKEAEEDLRDLLNIPDTYKVLFCQGGARGQFSAIPMNLLGNLSRADYINSGYWSNSAFLESKKYCNSKNILIRKTKNNNIYLLKPSEWNISNISAYIHYCPNETIDGLSLYEEPSFQNKIVVGDFSSFILSRSININKYGLIYAGAQKNIGPSGITIVIIRKDLIGYASKLCPSVFDYNIMHQYNSMFNTPPTFAWYLSGLVFKWLKQQGGIKKIEQLNKKKSDLLYQVIDNSHFYINNIDKKNRSQMNVVFHLFNSELDKIFLQESNKFGLYALKGHFIVGGMRASIYNAMPIEGVKKLAKFMLFFEKKYG; via the coding sequence ATGAATTCAATTTATAATTTTAGTGCTGGACCAGCTATGATTCCTAAAGATGTTCTTAAGAAGGCGCAAAAAGAATTAAAAAATTGGAATAATTTAGGATGTTCTGTTATGGAAATTAGTCATCGTACTAAAGAATTTCATCAAGTGATTAAAGAAGCAGAAGAAGATTTAAGAGATTTATTAAACATACCTGACACTTATAAAGTATTATTTTGTCAAGGAGGAGCTAGAGGTCAATTTTCAGCGATTCCTATGAATTTATTAGGGAATCTTTCAAGAGCTGATTATATTAATAGCGGTTATTGGTCTAATTCTGCATTTTTAGAATCCAAAAAATATTGTAATTCTAAAAATATATTAATTAGGAAAACAAAAAATAACAACATTTATCTTTTAAAGCCTTCAGAATGGAATATCAGTAATATTTCTGCTTATATTCATTATTGCCCTAATGAAACTATAGATGGATTATCATTATATGAAGAACCAAGTTTCCAAAATAAAATAGTTGTTGGAGATTTTTCATCATTTATTCTATCACGATCAATTAATATTAACAAATATGGATTAATTTACGCTGGTGCTCAAAAAAATATTGGTCCTTCAGGAATTACAATCGTTATTATTAGAAAAGATTTAATAGGATATGCTTCTAAACTATGTCCATCTGTTTTTGATTATAATATTATGCATCAATATAATTCTATGTTTAATACACCACCTACATTTGCTTGGTATTTATCAGGTTTAGTATTTAAGTGGCTTAAACAACAAGGTGGAATAAAAAAAATTGAACAGTTAAATAAAAAAAAATCAGACTTATTATATCAAGTGATAGATAATAGTCATTTTTATATTAACAATATAGATAAAAAAAATAGATCTCAGATGAATGTTGTGTTTCATTTGTTTAATTCAGAATTAGATAAGATATTTTTACAGGAATCAAATAAATTTGGTTTATATGCTTTGAAAGGACATTTTATAGTTGGTGGTATGAGAGCTTCAATTTATAACGCCATGCCTATCGAAGGTGTAAAAAAATTAGCAAAATTTATGTTATTTTTTGAAAAAAAATATGGATAA
- the serS gene encoding serine--tRNA ligase yields the protein MLNPYLLRNELLSVAKKLLKKGFKLDISLISKMENKRKKIQIQTENLQYEHKLLSDLFRKSKILKENNETLKNKIAKSNQNLDILKNELNLLKEKIYNFSISIPNIPSQDVPEGIGSHNNKEIKYWGKKKKYDFIVQDHIEIGNKLNQIDWKSAAKISGSKFVVMKGNIALLHRALSQFMLDFHTTQHDYIETHVPYLVNYDSLYGTGQLPKFSDDLFHVNTADKKKYMLIPTAEVPLTNLFKNEILDEKYLPIMLTAYTPCFRSEGSSYGRDNKGLIRLHQFDKVELVQIVQPELSMQALEILTNHAEKILQLLELPYRKVLLCGGEMGFSAAKTYDLEVWFPSQKKYREISSCSNMTDFQARRMKTRYRKKLEKNNHFVHTLNGSGLAVGRTLAAILENYQQEDGRVKIPKILQNKYMKNIKFIN from the coding sequence ATGTTAAATCCTTATTTATTACGTAACGAATTACTTTCAGTAGCAAAAAAACTGTTAAAAAAAGGTTTTAAATTAGATATTTCATTAATATCTAAGATGGAAAATAAAAGAAAAAAAATACAAATACAAACTGAAAATTTACAATATGAACATAAATTATTATCAGATTTATTCAGAAAATCAAAAATTTTAAAAGAAAATAATGAAACTTTAAAAAATAAAATAGCAAAATCTAATCAAAATTTAGATATATTAAAAAATGAATTGAATCTTTTAAAAGAAAAAATTTATAATTTTTCTATATCCATACCTAATATACCATCTCAAGATGTTCCAGAAGGAATTGGGTCACATAATAATAAAGAAATAAAATATTGGGGTAAGAAAAAAAAATATGACTTTATTGTTCAAGATCATATAGAAATAGGTAATAAACTGAATCAAATAGATTGGAAATCTGCAGCTAAAATATCAGGTTCAAAATTTGTTGTTATGAAAGGAAATATTGCGCTTTTGCATAGAGCATTGAGTCAATTTATGTTAGATTTTCATACTACTCAACATGATTATATAGAAACACATGTTCCTTATTTAGTAAATTATGATTCTTTATATGGTACAGGACAATTGCCTAAATTTAGTGATGATTTATTTCATGTTAATACTGCAGATAAAAAAAAGTATATGTTAATACCTACAGCTGAAGTTCCTTTAACTAATTTATTTAAAAATGAAATATTAGATGAAAAATATTTACCTATTATGTTAACTGCTTATACACCTTGTTTTAGATCAGAAGGTTCTTCTTATGGGCGTGATAATAAAGGTTTAATTCGATTGCATCAGTTTGATAAAGTAGAACTTGTGCAAATTGTTCAACCAGAATTATCTATGCAAGCATTAGAAATATTAACTAATCATGCAGAAAAAATTTTACAACTTTTAGAGCTTCCCTATAGAAAAGTTTTATTATGTGGTGGAGAAATGGGCTTCTCTGCAGCTAAAACATATGATTTAGAGGTATGGTTTCCTTCTCAAAAAAAGTATAGAGAAATTTCATCTTGTTCAAATATGACTGACTTTCAAGCACGTCGCATGAAAACTAGATATCGAAAAAAATTAGAAAAAAATAATCATTTTGTACATACATTAAATGGATCTGGTTTAGCTGTAGGAAGAACACTAGCAGCAATATTAGAAAATTATCAACAAGAAGATGGTCGGGTAAAAATTCCAAAGATATTACAAAATAAATATATGAAAAATATCAAATTTATAAACTAA
- the trxB gene encoding thioredoxin-disulfide reductase produces MQNIKHTKIIILGSGPAGYTAAIYAARANLNPVLITGDNKGGQLMNTNEIENWPGDKNQITGSELMHRMYEHAIKYQTKIIPDKIISVEFNKKPFFLLGEKDKYTADSVIIATGSNPRYLGLNSEEEFKGRGVSTCAICDGFFYKDKEIAVVGGGNTAIEETLYLSNFVKKIYLIHRRNNFKAEKILIDRLAKLVKIKKVILYLNHTIKEILGNKSGVTHLIINNMNLKENIQKKLIVSGLFVAIGHVPNTDIFVNKLEIENGYIKIKQEKHGNYTQTSIPGIFAAGDVTDHVYRQAITSSASGCMAAIDSERYLNCYN; encoded by the coding sequence GTGCAAAATATAAAACATACTAAAATTATTATTTTAGGATCAGGTCCAGCTGGATATACTGCCGCTATATATGCAGCACGAGCAAATTTAAATCCAGTGCTCATTACTGGAGATAATAAAGGAGGCCAATTAATGAATACTAATGAAATTGAAAATTGGCCTGGAGATAAAAATCAAATTACTGGGTCAGAATTAATGCATCGTATGTATGAACATGCAATAAAATATCAAACAAAAATTATACCTGATAAAATTATTTCAGTAGAATTTAATAAAAAACCATTTTTTTTATTAGGTGAAAAAGATAAATATACAGCTGATTCAGTAATTATTGCTACTGGTTCAAATCCTCGATATTTAGGGTTAAATTCAGAAGAAGAGTTTAAAGGAAGAGGCGTTTCTACTTGTGCTATATGTGATGGTTTTTTTTATAAAGATAAAGAAATAGCAGTAGTTGGTGGAGGAAATACAGCTATAGAAGAAACATTATATTTATCAAATTTTGTAAAAAAAATATATTTAATACATCGAAGAAATAATTTTAAAGCAGAAAAAATATTAATTGATCGATTAGCAAAATTAGTGAAAATCAAAAAAGTAATACTTTATTTAAATCATACTATAAAAGAAATATTAGGAAATAAATCAGGTGTTACACATTTAATAATAAATAACATGAACTTAAAAGAAAATATTCAAAAAAAATTAATTGTATCTGGATTATTTGTTGCAATAGGTCATGTTCCAAATACAGATATTTTTGTAAATAAATTAGAAATAGAAAATGGATATATTAAAATTAAACAAGAAAAGCATGGAAACTACACACAAACAAGTATTCCAGGTATTTTTGCAGCAGGAGATGTTACAGATCATGTATATAGACAAGCAATTACATCTTCTGCTAGTGGCTGCATGGCAGCAATAGATAGTGAACGTTACTTAAATTGTTATAATTAA
- the infA gene encoding translation initiation factor IF-1 translates to MPKEDNIEMQGIVIDTLPNTMFRVELENKHIITAHISGKMRKNYIRILTGDKVTIELTPYDLTKGRIIFRSR, encoded by the coding sequence ATGCCTAAAGAAGATAATATTGAAATGCAAGGAATAGTTATTGATACATTACCAAATACAATGTTTCGTGTAGAACTAGAAAATAAACATATTATTACAGCGCATATCTCAGGAAAAATGCGAAAGAATTATATTAGAATATTAACAGGTGATAAAGTTACGATTGAATTAACACCGTATGACTTAACAAAAGGTAGAATTATTTTTAGAAGTCGTTAA